One Syntrophobacterales bacterium genomic window, TAAGTATGTTCTTTATGGTTTGCTTCAGTTCATCCGTGTCCGCCGACTTCACCACATACCCGTCGGAGACCCAGCTCGAAAAGTCCTGTTTGAATTCACCGTATGCCGAGCAAAGGATCACCGGCTGGTCCTTATTTATATTCTTAATTTCGCTCAGAACCTGTATGCCATCAATACCGGGCATCTTTATATCCAAGATCATTATATCGAAGGTCCCGTTCTTGAATTTTTCTATAGCTTCGTAGCCGTTGGAGGCAAGATCCACCTCATAGCCCTCATCTTCAAGCTCCTCTTTGAAGAGTATTCTTATATTTTCCTCGTCGTCAGCAACCAACAGCCTTATGGTTTTCATAAAAGCTCCCCCCCTAATATTGTATGATTATTCTGCACGGGAAGATAGACCAGAAACGTCACGCCTTTTCCTACCTCGTTTTTTATATCAATCCGGCCGCTATGGTTCATAATGATCTTGTTCGATATGGCAAGCCCAAGACCAGTCCCTCTTTCCTTGGTGGTGAAGAAGGGGTTGAAGAGGTTGTCCAGTATGGAAGGGTCGACTCCGCCTCCTGTGTCGGAGATGGAGGCAAAAAGGAACTCTCTTTTGTCCCGGATCATTTCTCCTGTTTCTATTTTGATCTTCCCTTTGCCATTCATGGCTTCAAAGGCGTTGATCAGAATGTTGATCAGAACCTGCTTGATCTGCTGACTGTCGCAGGTTATGGAAGGCAGAGGCTCCCGGTAATTCTTCTCGATCGTGACGTCCTTCCACGAGCTGTCAGAGATGAAAAGGGAAAGCGCTTCATCAAGCGTGCTGTTTATATCGCATGTACCCGTCATTACAGGTGTTTTTTTTACATAGCTCAGTATCTCTTTGAGAATTGATTCGAGACGGGTTACCTCCTTGATGATTATATCTACGTACATGCTTTCCGGCTGATCAAGGCGGGTTTTTTTGGCGAGCCTCTTGGTAAATCCTCCGATTATAACAAGAGGGTTCTTGATCTCATGCGCGATATTTGCCGTCATTTCTCCCAGGCTCTTCAATTTTTCCTGCTCAATGAGCCTCTTTTGGGCGTCGGAGAGCTCTCGCACCACATCCCGGAGCCGCCTGTTGAGCAAAGTGTTTTCCAGGCCGTTGGACATATAGTTCGATATGGTGTTTATGAGGGAACGCTCGTCTTCGTCGGCGGCAAAGCCCTGCCCTCTCGCGACACCCATTGTGATGGTCCCGATTATACGGTTCTTGGAGAGTATCGGGGAGACATAAAGCGAGAACTCAAGGGTCATCTCTTCTGCGTCCGGGGTCCGATCCTTGAGGGTTATGGATCTCCCGCTTTTTATAGACTCATGCTCGGTCTCACTCACACGCACCATCGTCTCGGCGTCTATAGTGCCATACGTGAACCTCTGCGTACCAATCCGCAAGAACGGGTACTCCAGTTTGATGGTCACAAACTTCGCATTCAGCGCCTTGCCGATAATGAGGGTGATGGTCCGAAGGAGTTCCTCGGGTTCCACATCCGACGTGAGCACCTTTCCCAGTTCAGAGAGCGTGGCAAGTTCGCTAATCCTCTTCTTCGAGCCGAGGATCAAGGCATATGTGCGCAGCACCCCGCCGATTTCTCTCGAAAGAATGGCGAGAAGGGTCTTTTCCGGGTCGCGTATCACGCCCCTTGA contains:
- a CDS encoding response regulator, which translates into the protein MKTIRLLVADDEENIRILFKEELEDEGYEVDLASNGYEAIEKFKNGTFDIMILDIKMPGIDGIQVLSEIKNINKDQPVILCSAYGEFKQDFSSWVSDGYVVKSADTDELKQTIKNILNR